TTGGTAGTTTCACACAATAAATGGCAATCACCAAAACAACCAGTGGCATCCAAATGAAAGAAGACATACCTAATGAATTATACCATCAATGTGTTGTTACCGCCGCTTCAACCTTCGTGCAATTTGGTCATATGTGTGATGCCTCTCAGCCTTGTAAAATGCTCGCTTCATTTTTTCAATGGTGGGCTGGGGCAACTCAATTCCCATGTCAAGCATCTGATCGGTATATTTCTTCACCTCGGCGAACCTGCTAAAGTCGAGAAGCCCAGCTATTAGctctttggctgattcctcagccGGAGTAATTTGGTGCTCCACGATGCAGTGCCACACGTCAACTGCGGCAGATGGGTTAAACTCCTGAGAAAATAAGCTGATAGCAGCAGCACAGTTGGAGGCCGAGGGCAGCTGCTCGTTCTTGCTCATCTCCGCGAGGAAACCTTCAGTCTCACGAGCCTTGCGCTGCTTGATGAGCCCCTCAAGTATGGAATTATATGTATCAGAATCTGCAAAGACCCCATTTAAGGGCATTTCATCGAGCATCTGGAAGGCGTAGTCGGTGTTACCGACACTAGAGCAGAGGCCAATTACGGCGTTGTACATTGGGAGATTGGGAACCAGTCCGGCATCCGAGACCATAATTTGCCAGATAGCAATAGCATTGGCATGGTCTCCCTTGCGGACGACAAGGGCGATCGCGTTGGCAAAGAACTTGAGCCCCGGGAGGCAGCCCTTGGTCCGCATCACCTGGAGGAACTTCAATGCCTCGTTGAACTGGTCCCCTCGCACAAGCGTGGAGAGGAAAGCATCGTAGGCAGGCATGTTGCTGGCGTCCCACCCGACGCGAACGACCATCTCGCCGAAAGTGCTCTTGGCGCGCTGGACGTTCCCCTCCTTCTCCCACGCCTCGAGCAGTATCGCGAAGGTGTCCGCGT
The window above is part of the Triticum aestivum cultivar Chinese Spring chromosome 2A, IWGSC CS RefSeq v2.1, whole genome shotgun sequence genome. Proteins encoded here:
- the LOC123189870 gene encoding pentatricopeptide repeat-containing protein At1g77360, mitochondrial; protein product: MSATEKSTEGEGVGEEGSQRVEAFLDILGRVPMGEVEGALTSCGVGPTAEAAEQVLKSTTCYERPKSAVRFFRWAKASVQLTPLAWNLLVDILGKAAMFDPMWDAVLSMSQEGGLLSVATFASMFASYCARGNFKEAAMAFDVMERHGVTPDAVALNSLLAAMCRRDGGGQAAWELFERYKTTVAPDADTFAILLEAWEKEGNVQRAKSTFGEMVVRVGWDASNMPAYDAFLSTLVRGDQFNEALKFLQVMRTKGCLPGLKFFANAIALVVRKGDHANAIAIWQIMVSDAGLVPNLPMYNAVIGLCSSVGNTDYAFQMLDEMPLNGVFADSDTYNSILEGLIKQRKARETEGFLAEMSKNEQLPSASNCAAAISLFSQEFNPSAAVDVWHCIVEHQITPAEESAKELIAGLLDFSRFAEVKKYTDQMLDMGIELPQPTIEKMKRAFYKAERHHTYDQIARRLKRR